The Strigops habroptila isolate Jane chromosome 20, bStrHab1.2.pri, whole genome shotgun sequence genome segment TCGTGCTTCTCCCTGGAGCAGTTCTGGTGACACTGGCTCAGGCTCGCCTCGCACACGCTTTTCCCCACGTACTTGGTGTCCCGGTCCTGCTGCCAGAGGAACAGCCGCTCCGTGCGCTGCGTCAACCAGTTGAGCTGGTCATGGACCGCGGTGCAGCTGTAGGGGCTGAGCATCTCCTTGATGCGCTGGAAGGAGTAGCTGATGTCGGACCTCAGGGTGCTGCACTCCTGCTTGTGCAGCTCCAGGTTGTGCCGGGTGGACTCGAGGAGGCTCCGGCTGTTGTACAGCTCCTGTtggcagctctcctgctctgctgtggcttTGCTCAGCAAAGCACCCTCTTTGCGGCAgttctcctcctgctccttcttgGCCTGGGCTGCCTGGTCCAGTTGGCTCCGCAGCAGCACCTTATCAGCTGTACAGGGAGATGTGTGGGGTTGGGGTGCGTGGTTCCCGCCCTGACCCCAAATCCCACCCCACACCTCGGGAGaacacccatgggtgctgtcaccctgcagccccccctGTGCAGGCTGCAGTGGGTCCCTGAGGGGTGCAGGGGTTTCCCAGGATGTTGGGAAGCGGGTGCCCAGAGTGGGGGTCCCTTACTGCTGCAGCTGGCGTTGATGAGGCCGATGGTCATGTGGCACTCGTCCAGCTTTGTCTTCTGGTAGAAGATGATCTTCATCATctcctgcagctgaagaggGGTGAGGAAGATGAAGGTGGGTTAAaacattccccccccccccccccaatgccTCACCctccccaggcactgctgagagcactgggggctgctggggctggggaggatgAGGAAGCGGAGAAAGAGGAGGATAAGGAGCAGGATGAGGGTGAGGAGGGCTACAAGTTTGGAACCCCCTTGACCAGCAGCTGAGATCCTCCCAGGGCTGGTGGGGGGCAATTTGGCATCACCAGAGGCTCTGCCCCCCGCACCCTCTTATCCATCCCTGCTGAAGCTTGGGGGGCTTGAAGCTTGTGGGGCCTTGCAGCAGCCTTGGGTGGCTCGCTGCCCCTGGTACCTGACAGGGGGCTTTGCCATCCCTCCCCAGGGATGTGCACTCACCTTGGGGATGGGGTTGGGAGTCTGGGAGCTGTTGCACTTCTCCAGCTCCCGTTGCACCTTCTGGGCGAGGGCCTGCAGGCTCTGCTTCTCCTTGAGGGTGGCATTGAGCGTGCGGGTCAGGTTGATGTTCCTCTCGCCGAGGGCAATGATCTTGCTGTAGCGatcctggagctgctcctccagcagccgGAGGTGCGTGTCAGTGCCCGCCTGCGCATTGCCATACACCATGAACAGCACCAGCCCCAGGATGATGAGGAACTGAATGAGGGAGGTGAAGAGGAAGATGTACTTCACGTAAAACCCACAGTCCCGCTTGGGCATCACTTCTTTGGCCTCCAGACCGAACTTGGCCATGGGGTAGCTGCTCTTCTCCATCCCACCGGTGCTCTGCGCACCCCAAGCCTGGGGCAGCCCCTTTTTTGCCGAGCCGGGGCGGAGCATTCTCCCGACGCCGTGTTTATATTGCTCCAGTGAATATTTCCTTCTGCCGGgctccttcctgcctctccGGATGCTCCCGACCCGCCACGTTATCACGATGCAGCTTCTGTTTGCGAGAGGACAATTGTTGTGGTTGCTAACGGGCAGGGACCGGTTCTCATCTCAAAATAGCCCCCGGCGCGGCCGGGATGCCCCGGGATGAGtccccagggcaggcagggtgggATGTGGCTGCCAGCACTTGCTGGTAGGGTGATGGAGGAGGATCCTGCACTGGCTTATTCCTGGTGCCGTGTCCTCATGGTGGGACGGTGGCACATGGGTCACCACTGGGTCGGTGGCACACAGGGACTGATGCTCTCTGTCCTCTCCTGCACCCCGCAGGCAACTTGTGGGCAGGGGAAGGATGGGGCCAGGCCCTGGGTTGCAGGTAGGGTGGCCCTGGGCTGCGGTGGGAATGTGTGGCTgtggcacccatgggtgctgtcaTGCTGCAGAGCCACCATCCTGCTGTGGGGCctggtgagctgctgctggtcctgGTCCCTGTGCGGGGACATCTctgctgggcagagcagctggtGGAGGGGAGCAAGGGGCAAATCCAGACCTGTCCATGCCCATGGACACGGTCGGGTCTCCAGCCTGCTGAGGAAGCCCAGCCAAGCATGTGCAGCACTGATGGTCCTGGCCCCATGCGAGGACAACCACCCATTGCTGCCAAGGTGGCTCAGCCCCGCTGACCATGGATGGAAAGCGACGCAGGGTCAGCGCTGTCTCCCCTGTCCTATTCCAAATCTGGGGTGCTCACACCAAGCTGAGGGGAGAGCCTGTGGGTGCGGGCTGGCGTGGGGACATGCTGGGGACATTGAGGGGGGGTCCTCAATGCAGGGAAAAGGGGTGGCAGCGGGTGCAAGCAGcaccggggtggggggggggatgcTACCTGTCCAACTCTCAGCGCCAGTGACCACAGACGGGGGCTCTGGGCTGAGCTGGACCATGGTGGGGTCCCAGCCATTGCCATTGCCACCCTGCGCCCACACCGCGAGAGCGCTGGAATGtgcccggccccccccggcTCGGCAGGATGCCCGGCCAGGGCTGTGCCGGCGCTGACCCCGAGCCGCTCGCTGCTTCCTGCCTCCCGGCTGTGCCGCGCTCCCTGGGGACCGGGAAGTGTCTGCGATGGCCGGGATGGTGTCAGGCCTGGATCCATTCTCCGCTACTGCCGTTTCCTTCCTGAGCTGCAAATAACGGTGATTcaccccccggccccccccggtCCCGCCGCCGGGGCTCGGCCGGACCCCTGGCACCGCGGCTGGTTggatgctccagcagcatcccaaggGCTCCCACA includes the following:
- the PLVAP gene encoding plasmalemma vesicle-associated protein, producing the protein MEKSSYPMAKFGLEAKEVMPKRDCGFYVKYIFLFTSLIQFLIILGLVLFMVYGNAQAGTDTHLRLLEEQLQDRYSKIIALGERNINLTRTLNATLKEKQSLQALAQKVQRELEKCNSSQTPNPIPKLQEMMKIIFYQKTKLDECHMTIGLINASCSTDKVLLRSQLDQAAQAKKEQEENCRKEGALLSKATAEQESCQQELYNSRSLLESTRHNLELHKQECSTLRSDISYSFQRIKEMLSPYSCTAVHDQLNWLTQRTERLFLWQQDRDTKYVGKSVCEASLSQCHQNCSREKHELEKRLQDSEKQVKGGQEEKKKLLAEKEQLGKELEEKSKAAAQAWYFKDQLSICMGSKMDTFFDITGSRVRPGPFTSTSAFVDALRNQGIFGNMGKINAEEIQRSVQKIMEQYTSTLKIPSG